Genomic window (Thermosinus carboxydivorans Nor1):
GAGGTACACAAACATGAAATTCATGGAGAAAGTCTGGGGGAGCCTAGGACTGTTCGAACCGGTAGAAATGGAAGAAGAGCGGCCTAGACAGGAGGAGCCGGCAACAAAAAGCAAAAAAGGCGGCAATTTAGTCAGTTTGCCAACGACGACCCAGCAAAAGCAGATTAAGGTCATGGTCGTAGAACCGTTTACCTTTGATGACGCGCAGCACGTTGCCGACCACCTTAAAAACCGTAAACCGGTAGTGGTCAACTTTGAAAATACGGACAAAGAAGTGGCTAAGCGTATGGTTGATTTCATCAGCGGCACTACTTACGCTTTAGGCGGCGTGATTCAAAAAATCGGTCACAACATTTTCCTGTGCGCCCCAAATAATGTAGACGTTAGCTATACTCCGCGCGAGGAAGGGGCCGATAAAGCTTTTCTTCCCTGGAACAAGTAACCGTCAATATTAGAAGGAGGTTCTATGTTACACCAGAAACAGCTGGCTTTTATCGGTGGCGGCGCCATTGCTGAAGCGCTGCTGAAAGGCTTATTGACAGCCAAGCTGGTAGAGCCGCAACAAATAATGGTGTGCGATGTGGCGCAATCCCGCCTCGAATATATAAAGCGCACCTATAATGTTATTACTACAGTTAACGGGTGTGATGCGGCGGGACAAGCCGATATCGTTTTTTTGACCGTCAAACCGCAAGTGATTGACGATGTATTAGTGACGATCGCCCCTGTTATGACACCGGCCAAAGTCGTAATTTCGGTAGCGGCAGGGATTACCCTTGACCGGCTTCAGGCAAAACTAGGTAAGACGCCAATCATTCGTGTTATGCCAAACACCCCTGTGGCGGTGGGCGCAGGCGTATCAGCGTTTGCTCTCGGCCAAAACGCCAGGCCGGAACACGGGGAACTGGCTTCGCTCATTTTTGGCGCAGTGGGTAAAACAGTAGCCGTGGATGAAAAGGCGATGGATGCGGTGACAGGCCTGTCCGGGAGCGGTCCCGCTTATACATTTTTATTCATTGAAGCATTGGCTGATGCCGGTGTGCGCGTTGGTCTTTCCCGGCAGACAGCGTTGCTTTTGGCGGCCCAAACAATACTTGGTGCAGCCAAAATGGTCGTCGAAACGGGTGAGCATCCTGCAAAGTTGCGCGATGCGGTGACCTCACCGGCAGGGACGACGATTGCCGGACTCCATGTTTTGGAGCAAAAAGGCATGCGGGGGGCGGTTATCGACGCCGTTGTCGCGGCGACTGAGCGTTCCCGTGAAATGGGGCAAATTCATGACAAGTGAACGGGAAAAAATTCTCCGTTATTACCGGGCAAGTGGCGAGGGGGAACTTGCTGCCCGTTTGCTTGATTATGCCGAAACGGTGCTGCGTACCCGTAAATACCGAGCCAGTCATTTTTTGGATCCTTTTGGATTTAGTGTTGCCGAAACGATAGCTGCCCACTTTGCGCCGCTTCGGCTTGAGAGCAGCGGCGGCTATGAGGGAGCCGAACGGGTAAAAGCCGTTTTTGTTCATGAAGATTTTTTAGGTTCTATTGATTTTGCTATTGCCGCGGTGGGTATTGCCTGGGATGCCCGGTATTATGAGCTTTCCCATCGTGATATGCTCGGCGCTCTTATGGGCCTAGGGATCGACCGTGATGTAGTGGGCGACATAATTATGACCGGTAGTGGCGCACAGGTTGTTGTTGATACGGCAATGGCCGGTTTTATTGAAACCAATTTAACGAAAGTCGGTGCCGCGCCTGTGGCAGTTAAGATTATACCGCTGAGCGATATTGCGCCGCGTATCGAGAAAGTCAAAGAGATTCGGGCAACCGTGCCTTCCTTGCGTTTAGACGTTGTTGCCGCGGCGGGTTTTGGCCTGTCGCGAACGAAGATGGCTGCAGAGATAGCGGCTGATAAGGTAAAAGTGAATTGGCAGGAAGCCAAGAACGCCGCTCAGGCCGTAAAACCGGGGGACATTATTTCAATGCGCGGCCGGGGCCGGGTAGAGATTTGCGAGATATTGGGACAAACAAAGAAAGGCCGCATTAGTATTTTTCTAAAACGATTTTTGTAAATTGTGTGGAGGTGTCAACATGCTAACTCCCTTGGACATACATAACAAGGAGTTCAAACGGAGTTTTCGCGGTTACAACGAAGAAGAAGTGGACGAGTTTCTTGACCGTGTCATAAAGGATTACGAAAAACTGTACCGCGAAAATATTGAGCTCAAAGAGACGCTGGAACGGGTTAACAGCAAACTTGAGCATTATCAGCACATGGAAAACACCCTGCACAATACTCTGGTAATTGCCCAGGAGACGGCGGAAGAAGTCAAGCTCAACGCCAAGAAGGAAACAGAGCTGATGAAGAAGGAAGCCGAGATTAGGGCGCAAAAACTGGTAGAAGAGGCAATGGCCAAGGTACGGCGGTTAAACAGTGAGTATGAGGAACTGAAAAAACAGATTCAAGTTTACCGGACTCGTATGAATAGTTTGCTGCAGGCGCAAATGGAACTATTAAAATCGAGCGAAGAGGATGAAGGATAGGATTGGACTGGCAGGGTTTGGACTTTAAAGTTGCGCCGGACGGCATATCTTTCAAAATAAAGGTACAGCCGCGAGCCAGCCGTAATGCCGTGATAGGCCTTGCCGGCGACAGTTTGAAAGTTTGCGTTGCTTCACCGCCGGTGGAAGGGGAAGCCAATCAAGCCTGTTTGGCTTTTTTTGCCGCCTTGTTTGGCGTTGCCAAGACCAGAATTGTTTTAGTTAGCGGGCAAAAGAGTCGCAGCAAGGTGATCAAGATTATGGGCATTGACATGGAGCAGTTTAAGACGGTATTAGACATGCTGTAAATGGCGACTTTTGTACAATTTGACTCTTTGTCGAGTTGTCTGTATAATATTGCTATCATAATATTGCTATCAACATTACTGTTACGGCAATGATGGAGAGAGTAACTTTAAGACCGTTCCCAGCGAGCCGGGGAGGGTGTGAGCCCGGTGAACGCTCTTTTAGTGAAAATCACTCCTGAGCTGCGGACCGAACCATACTGTAGGCTCCGCCGTGTGACGAGCGTTATTTCGTCAGTGAGCGGCTGCCCAATCGGGTGGTCATTAGGGTGGTACCACGGGAATTCGACCTCTCGTCCCTTGCGGGATGGGAGGTTTAATTTTTTCGGAGGTGTTATTGTTGGACTACAGTAAAACACTGAATTTGCCGCAAACGGACTTTCCCATGCGCGCGAATTTGCCAGAACGGGAACCACAATTTTTGGAATACTGGACAAAAAACAGGATTTATGAAAAGAAAATCAGTAAAGCTAAAGGAAAACCTAAGTTTGTGCTTCATGACGGGCCACCTTATGCTAACGGGAACATCCATATTGGCACGGCTCTTAACAAAATTCTCAAGGACATAATTGTCAAGTATAAATCGCTGCGGGGCTATGACGCTCCCTATGTTCCCGGGTGGGATACGCATGGTTTGCCAATTGAGCACGCGGCGATTAAAATATTAGGTCTAAACCGCCACGAACTCAACCCGTTGGACTTGCGCCGGCAGTGCAAAGAATATGCTCTCAAATGTCTGGATATGCAGCGGGAAGATTTTAAACGCCTTGGTGTCAGCGGCGACTGGGATAATCCTTATATTACGCTTACTCCCGAATATGAGGCCAAACAGATTGAAGTTTTTGGCGAGATGGCCAAAAAAGGGTATATCTATAAAGGGTTAAAATCGGTATATTGGTGTACGTCCTGTGAAACGGCGTTGGCCGAAGCGGAAATTGAATACGCGGAGAAAAAGTCACATGCCATTTACGTCAAATTTCCGCTCATCGACGATAAAGGAAGCTTGCCGGTCGGAATTAAGCATGAAGGCGTCTATGCCGTCATCTGGACTACCACGCCCTGGACAATCCCGGCAAACGTGGCTATTGCCGTAAACCCTGAATTCGAATATGCATGGGTACAGGTAAATAACGAGATTTACCTGCTTGCATCAGGGCTCATCGACGCGGTCGTAAAGGCCAACGGTCTTGGCGACTATACGATATTGGCGACCGTAAAAGGTGAAGCGCTGGAAGGCATGGTGTTTGGCCATCCGTTTTTAGACCGTGAATCTGTTGTCGTGCTTGGTGATCATGTCACGCTTGAACAAGGTACTGGATGTGTTCACACTGCTCCTGGTCATGGTCAGGAAGACTTCGAGATTGGCATGAAATACAATTTACCGGTTATTAACCCTGTCGACCATAGCGGCCGCTTTACGGCTGAAGGCGGCAAGTTTGCGGGAATGCTGGTTCATGATGCCAACGTACCTATCATAAAAGAACTTGCAGAGCGTAATATGCTTTTGGGAAAAGGAACAATCCGTCACCAGTATGCCCATTGCTGGCGCTGCAAAAATCCAATTATTTACCGAGCGACCGAGCAGTGGTTTGCTTCGGTCGAGGGTTTTCGGCAAATGGCGCTTGAAGCAATAAAAGAAGTAGAGTGGGTTCCGTCTTGGGGCGAAGAACGCATCCATAATATGGTCGCTGACCGTCAGGACTGGTGTATTTCCCGCCAGCGCGTATGGGGTGTTCCTATCCCAATCTTTTACTGCAACCAGTGCAATGAACATATTGTTAATGACACCACTATCAGCGTTGTTGCTGAACTGTTCCGCCGGGAGGGCTCTGACGCATGGTGGGCTAAATCGGCGGCGGAAATTCTGCCGCAAGGCTTTGCCTGCCCACACTGCGGTCATGGTACCTTCCGCAAGGAAACAGATATTATGGATGTTTGGTTTGACAGTGGTTCCAGTCATGCCGCAGTCCTTGAGGAGCGGCCCGAACTCCACTGGCCGGCTGATATGTATCTTGAAGGCAGTGACCAGCACCGGGGCTGGTTCCAGTCGTCACTGCTCACAGCAGTGGCCAGTCGGGGCCGAGCCCCCTACAAGACGGTTTTGACGCATGGCTTTGTCGTTGATGGCGAAGGCCGAAAAATGTCCAAGTCTATTGGTAACGTCATTTATCCCCAGGAGGTTATTAAACAGTACGGCGCCGATATTCTGCGCCTCTGGGTTGCTTCTGCTGATTACAAGGCCGACATTCGAATTTCCAATGATATCTTAAAGCAGATGGCGGAAGTCTACCGTAAAATCCGCAATACTTTCCGTTATCTTATCGGCAATTTAGCAGATTTTGACCCCGATAGGGACTGTGTGGGGTATGATCAGTTGACAGAGCTTGATCGCTGGGCACTGCTACGGCTGGAGAGAGTACGGGAACGAGTTACCAAAGCCTATGACGAATATGAATTTCACCTGTTGTATCACACAGTTCATAATTTTTGTGCTGTCGATTTAAGTGCTATTTATCTTGACATTCTCAAAGACCGCCTGTACACAGCCGTTCCTCATGCGATTGAGCGGCGTGCTGCTCAAACGGCGATGTATGAAATTTTGCAGACACTGGTCGTGATGCTAGCGCCTATCCTAACGTTTACCGCAGAGGAAGTATGGCAATACATGCCTAAACGAGCAGGAATGCCGGAAAGCGTTCACTTGGCAGAATGGCCAGCTGCCCGGCCGGATTATCTTGACGCCAGGCTTGAAGCCAAATGGGATAGAATTCTTGAGATCAGAAGCGAAATTACCAAGGCCTTGGAGAATGCCCGCCGGAGCAAGGTTATCGGCCATTCCCTTGATGCGGCAGTAGATATTTACGCTGGCGGCAAAGAGTTAGCAACCCTTAAAGAAGTAGTCGATTTGGCAGCTGTCTTGATTGTTTCTCGCGTAAATCTGATTGCGGGAGTGGAAAACGCGCCACCTGAAGCATTCCGTTCGGCAGATATGGAACTTGCTATCGTGGTTGCTCCCGCGCAGGGCGATAAATGCGAACGCTGCTGGATTTACAGTGAAACCGTGGGGCAAGATGCCGAATACGCGACCTTATGTCAGCGCTGCGCCGATGTTATGCGGCAGCTCCCAAAATAAAGTAATCGTGTACCGGGCTTGGCCCGGTTTTTTTTTGTTGCCGGGGGGATACTAGTCTTTGTGGAGGACGACGGTCGATGGAAAGAAAAACAAATGACGCGGAATTCATGCAACTGCAGCTGGAGAAACTGGTACGTCACCTGGAGGCATTGCGGATCGCTGACTATATTGAATTACTCCAGAAACCGGCAAGACTAATTTTTCTCAATTTTGTGGCCGGCATTGCCCGTGGCCTGGGGATTGCTATCGGCGCAACAATTATTTTTGCTATGATGCTTGAATTATTACGGCGGCTGATTTTGCTCAATATCCCTGGAATTGGCAATTTTGTCGCGGAAGTTGTCCGTATAGTTGAAATGAAAAATGGCAAATTTTAAATAAAATTTCCACAGCAAGATCAGCGAGGAGGTAAGCATTGTGACCAAAGATGTTTTTGACTGTATGCGAGAGAGCCGCAGTGTACGCAGTTTTAAACCCGACCCCATTCCGGAGCCTACTCTCACCCGGATTCTTGAAGCGGCTTGTTGGGCCCCCAGTGCCGGCAACCTTCAACCATGGTACTTTTTTGCTGTAAAAAATAGCAAGGCAAAGCAGCAATTGGCGCAAGCCTGTTTTGAACAGCGGTATGTGGCCGAAGCACCGGTAGTTGTTGTTATTTTGGCCGATCCTGCCCGTTCAAGCGAACGCTATGGCGAACGGGGAGCACAACTCTACTGCTTGCAAGATACAGCTGCCGCGGCGCAAAATATGCTGTTAGCCGCTAACGCCCTCGGGTTAGGTGCGTGTTGGGTAGGGGCGTTCGATGAAGTGAAAGTGCAGCAGATTGTGGAAGCGCCGCCAAGACTGAGAGCAGTGGCCATTATTTGTTTGGGATATAGCATTGAGCAGACGCCTGGCATAAAAGAACGATTAAGGGTGGCAGAAGTAGCAAAGATTATTGACTAGGGAGGGGTTGGCTTGGATCAGAAGGATCGAAAACCCTTGGTGCAGTGGCTGGAAAAGGAAAAAGCGCGTTTGCTCAGCCAGATTTCCCGGTTGGAAGAGAGCGGAATCGGCGATACCATGTCCGATTCTATCGGTGAATTATCGGTTTATGATAATCATCCGGCCGATATCGGTGACGAATTATTCGAGCGCAGTAAGGATTTAGCGCTCCGTGACAATGCCCATCTCCTCTTAGAGCAGGTCGAACATGCTTTAGAGAAGGTTGCGGCAGGAAATTACGGCATATGCGATAACTGCGGGCGCGAAATTGGCATTGAGCGGCTTCAAGCCATTCCTTATGCAGCAAGGTGCATTGTTTGCGAAAAAAAATACGGGGACAAAGATGTTGCTTCTCCCCGGCCACTGGAAGAGGATGTGCTCCAGCCTCCTTTTCATCGTACTTTCCTGGATATGGCGAAATTTAATTTTGTTGGGTTTGATGGCGAAGATGCTCTTCAGGCTGTCCTGCGGTACGGCAGTTCTGATTCGCCGCAAGATATCCCTGGGTCTTACGATTATAAAGCTCTGTTTCCCAATTGTAATGAACATCACGGTATTGTAGAACGGACGGATGCCATACCGTATGAATTTTATCATACCAAACCTATTGCCCCAAAAGGGCAGAAAGACCAGGAAGACCCAGCCGAGCAGCGCTGACACGCTCGGTTTTTTTATTATTTTGCCAGGCAGGATTTTGGCAAATTTACGTATAATGTATCAGTGGTCATTTATAGGGTTTGTTTAGCAGGCAAAGGATTGCTGTAGTAGGGAGGTGATTGACATCGCTGATTCGGGATTCACAAAGATGCCTTTAATTAAAATTGGCGTATTAGGATCGGCTATTGTCGCCTACTACTATATGCCTGGGTTGCAAGAGTTCATTGATGCCGGAATATTCTACCTGCGCTGTCGGGATTTTGAGGGATTGCGACAGTTTATCCTTTCTTATGGCATGTGGGCGCCGCTTACAACAATTGCGTTGATGACTATCCAGTCCATGCTGCCGCTAGTTCCCGGTCTGGCGATTACGATCACTAACGCCTGGATTTTCGGGTGGCAATATGGCGCTTTATATTCTTGGATTGGCGCTTTATTAGGCGCCACTTTGGACTTCGGCATTGCCCGCTGGTATGGGCGTCCTGTGGTGGAGCGGTTTGTTAAACCCCAATATCTTGACCTTATGGATACTTTTTTCAAGAAGCATGGTGTACTTGCGGTTTTTATTACCCGTCTGACACCGGTTGTTCCGTTTAAAGTTGTTAGTTACGGCACAGGACTTACGGCAATATCGCTGTGGCATTTTATTGTTGCCACCGGTATTGGTCAGATCCCTGCTATTGTGCTTTATTCAATTCTCGGACAGAATTTAACGCGTAGTCTTCGCGCAACAGTTGCCGTTACTTCTCTTCTCATTTTGGTTGGGGTGATCATTTATTACTACCGTGAGCAAATTGAAAGATATTTTTTTACAGACAAAGAATAGCAGTATTTAAGGCATAAGAATATGGCAAAGCTGTAATATTAATATTAACTGTTCGAAGTGATTTTCGTCACTGTAGTTACCCCGCGTATATGTTATAATTAGGTTAGCAATATATGGGAGGTGAAAAGGCAATGTATAAAATCAGCAGTGAATGTATTAAATGCGGTGCTTGCGCATCTGTTTGCCCGGTTGGCGCCATCTCGGAAGGCGACACGCAATACGTTATTGGTGAAAAATGTATTGATTGCGGTTCTTGCGCAGCAGTTTGTCCGGTAGGAGCTATCAGCCCCGGGGAGTAAAAATAAAAATGTCCAGGAAGCAGCATCCTGGGCATTTTTATTTTTATGGGTAATTTTGGGTTGTATGTTGTAAAAAGTAACTGACCGTGGTATAATAACTCTAGTATGTTAAATTCTGTCTAAAGAGTGGGTGTATTGCCCACTCTTTCATCTTACTCCGCAAACTCAGCTCTGCCAAATAAAGGGTATAAAGGCTTGTACTGTTAGGCAACACTAACAGTAATGACAATTACGGAGGTAATATTTCAATGTCCAGGCAACAGGTGGAAAAACTGGTGGAACGGCTTGTTCAAGATATTATCACTGATACAAATATGGAATTGGTTGATGTGGAATATGTGAAGGAGAGAAACTGGTATTTGCGCGTCTTTCTGGACAAACCCGGCGGTATCGAGGTTGAGGACTGTCAATGGGTTAGTGAACAGTTAGAAGTTAAACTGGACGAGTTGGATCCAATTAAAGAAAGTTATTATCTAGAAGTTTCGTCGCCCGGTCTCGACCGACCATTGAAAAAAGACCGCGACTTCATCCGGCATATTGGCGAAAAAGTGGAGGTTCATACTTTTGCACCATTAAACGGCAGTAAACTAGTAGTAGGGACTCTAACGGGCATATCGGAAACGGATATTCACTTGGATGTGAACGGTACAGCTCTTAGTGTGCCGCGGGACAAAACAGCTCAGGTAAAACTGTACCTTGAATTTTAGTCCAGGAAGAAAATTGAATAGGGGGAGATATGGTGAATGCGGAATTCATGCAAGCTTTTGAACAGCTAGGAAAAGAAAAAGGAATTGCGCCAGAAATTTTGTTTGACGCTATCGAGGCAGCCCTTATTTCGGCTTATAAACGGAACTTCGGCTCGGCACAAAACGTGCGGGTTTCTCTTGATCGCACAACAGGCGAAATTCATGTTTATGCCCGTAAGACAGTGGTAGAAGTTGTCAAGGACCCCAGGCTTGAGATGTCGCTGGAAGAGGCGAGGGCCATTGATGTACGGTATGAACTGGATGATGTTGTGGAAATTGAGGTAACACCCAAAGATTTCGGCCGAATAGCCGCCCAGACGGCTAAACAGGTGGTTGTACAGCGGATTCGGGAAGCGGAGCGCGGCATTATTTACGAGGAATTTTCTAACCGAGAAAGCGATATCGTAACAGGCATTGTCCAGCGTATTGAACAGAAAAATGTCTATATTGATTTGGGCAAGGCCGAGGCTATTTTGACGCCTTCGGAGCAAATTCCCGGAGAAGTGTACAAGCACGGGGATCGGCTAAAAACGTACATAATAGAAGTAAAGAAAACGACAAAAGGGCCGCAGATTTTGGTTTCCCGCACCCATCCCGGGTTGTTGAAGCGGTTGTTTGAGCTGGAAGTACCCGAAATCCACGATGGTGTTGTTGAACTTAAGTCAGTAGCCCGCGAACCGGGTATGCGTTCTAAAATCGCTGTTCATTCCCGTGATGAAAACGTGGATGCTGTAGGTGCTTGTGTTGGGCATAAGGGCATGAGGGTTCAGACTATTGTAAACGAGCTGAGGGGCGAAAAAATTGATATTGTAAAATGGAGCAGCGACCCGGCTAAATTTATTGCCAACGCCCTGAGCCCGGCTAAAGTTATTTCAGTGGAAGTAAATGAAACAGAAAAAGTTTCTAAGGTAGTAGTCCCGGATTATCAATTATCCTTGGCAATTGGCAAAGAAGGTCAAAATGCCCGGCTGGCCGCTAAATTAACTGGCTGGAAAATTGATATTAAGAGTGAGTCGCAAGTCCAGTCGACCACGTGATAGCGGAGGAAACAAATGAAACAAAAAAAAGTTCCACAACGTGTTTGTGTTGGCTGCCAAGAGATGAAAAACAAAAAGGAACTAATCCGGGTGGTTCGCACGCCAACCGGTGAGGTTCTCATTGATACTACCGGGAAAAAGGCAGGTCGGGGCGCCTATCTTTGCAATAATGAGCAATGCTTTACCAAAGCTTTTAAAGAAAAACGGCTGGAACGGGCATTGAAACACTCGATCGAACCGCCTATTTACGAAGAATTACGAGCACGCTTTGATCGCCATGAATGAACAAAAAATTATTTCACTATTAGGTTTAGCGCAAAGAGCCAAAAAGGTTGTATCCGGAGAATTTGCTGTGGAAAAGGCAGTCCGGTCCCGTCAGGTTAAACTTCTACTTGTGGCGGAAGATGCGTCGCATGGAACAAAAAAAAAGTACCGGGACATGGCAACCTATTATCAGGTGCCGCTTTCGGTTAAATTGTCAAAGGAAAAACTTGGTTTCGCACTTGGCAAAAGTGTGCGTGCTGCCGTGGCTGTGACTGATGATGGCTTCAGCAAGGCTCTGCTTGAGTTATTGTCGGACTAATATTTTAGGGAGAGAAAGAAAATGGGGGTGGATCAATGTCCAAATACAGGATATATGAGCTTGCCAAGGAATATAACACAACTAGCAAGGTCATCATAGATATTTTAGCTCGCAATAATATTACGGCGAAAAATCATATGAGCAGCGTCGACGACGCTGCTAAGGCTGTTATCGACCGGACATTTGCACGTAAGGCCGGCGTAGCGCCGACAGCGGAAAAAAATAATGGTTCCAAACCGGCCGATGCCGAAAAGGTATCTCATTCAGATGTGGGAGAAGCACCGGGTCGGAGTGGCTTGACAAAACAGTCCCGCTCGGGAATTGAAACCCGGCATAGTGGTGAACCGCAGCGTTCCCAGGAAGCAAGGAGCGAGCAGTCTAATCCTAAGCAGCAAACAAAGCCTGTGGGGCATACCGGGCAGCAGTCGCGCCCGAAACAGCAAAATCAACAAAACCAACCAAATCAGCAAAACCGTCAAGCTCAGTATAACCAGCACAATCAGCAGCGTAAACAGCAGCATAGCCCCCAGCGGTCGAAGCAAACGCCACAGCAGAATCAGAGGGGACAACAGTCATCTCAACCTCAGCGGTCGCAGCAAACACCCGGTCAGCGACCGACCGGTTCGCAGCACGATAGTGGCACGTGGCATAACGAGGGGGCACGGCGGCCAGTTCAGGCCAACAATAATAAAAAGCGGGGCGCCAATGGGCCCAAACAACAGCAGGGCAAAGACCAACATGCCACAGGTAATCCCAACACTAGGCCGTCAGCGTCGGTATCCACCGCGAAAACCGAACCGCCAAAACCGAAGACAATTAAGCTCGGAGAGCCGCTGACTGTTAAAGAACTAGCCGGCAAGTTAGGCCGTGAGGTCAGCGAAGTTATAAAAAAACTGATGATGCTCGGCGTCATGGCTTCTATCAACCAAGAAGTGGATTTAGATACGGCTACGATTTTGGCGGAAGAGTTTGGTGTAAAGGTTGAGGTACTACCGCCAGAAGAAGATCCCACGGAAATTCCCGAAATTGAAGACGACCCTGGTAGCCTGTTGCCGCGACCGCCGGTAGTTACGATCATGGGGCATGTCGATCATGGCAAAACATCACTCCTGGATGCAATACGTCAAACC
Coding sequences:
- the nusA gene encoding transcription termination factor NusA, with product MNAEFMQAFEQLGKEKGIAPEILFDAIEAALISAYKRNFGSAQNVRVSLDRTTGEIHVYARKTVVEVVKDPRLEMSLEEARAIDVRYELDDVVEIEVTPKDFGRIAAQTAKQVVVQRIREAERGIIYEEFSNRESDIVTGIVQRIEQKNVYIDLGKAEAILTPSEQIPGEVYKHGDRLKTYIIEVKKTTKGPQILVSRTHPGLLKRLFELEVPEIHDGVVELKSVAREPGMRSKIAVHSRDENVDAVGACVGHKGMRVQTIVNELRGEKIDIVKWSSDPAKFIANALSPAKVISVEVNETEKVSKVVVPDYQLSLAIGKEGQNARLAAKLTGWKIDIKSESQVQSTT
- the rnpM gene encoding RNase P modulator RnpM, whose translation is MKQKKVPQRVCVGCQEMKNKKELIRVVRTPTGEVLIDTTGKKAGRGAYLCNNEQCFTKAFKEKRLERALKHSIEPPIYEELRARFDRHE
- a CDS encoding L7Ae/L30e/S12e/Gadd45 family ribosomal protein, whose product is MNEQKIISLLGLAQRAKKVVSGEFAVEKAVRSRQVKLLLVAEDASHGTKKKYRDMATYYQVPLSVKLSKEKLGFALGKSVRAAVAVTDDGFSKALLELLSD